Proteins from one Phyllobacterium zundukense genomic window:
- a CDS encoding YqjD family protein, producing the protein MATVSSKIRKAVDDATDSNSDLQAQVTALKEDIANIAATLAKIGKSSAKDATRSAASSYETAKVRSEETLEDLRLQARELEDQLTETVREHPLTTIAVAAGVGFLLALIARR; encoded by the coding sequence ATGGCTACGGTTTCTTCAAAAATTCGCAAAGCGGTTGACGACGCGACCGATAGCAATTCGGATTTGCAAGCCCAGGTTACGGCTCTGAAGGAGGATATCGCGAATATTGCAGCAACCCTTGCCAAGATAGGGAAGAGTTCTGCCAAGGACGCCACGCGCAGCGCAGCAAGTTCTTACGAAACTGCAAAAGTCCGCAGTGAGGAAACGTTGGAAGACCTTCGTTTGCAGGCTCGCGAGCTCGAAGACCAGCTCACCGAGACTGTTCGTGAACACCCCTTGACCACGATTGCGGTCGCCGCCGGTGTCGGTTTTCTTCTCGCCCTGATCGCCCGCCGCTGA
- a CDS encoding AI-2E family transporter: protein MPSEEAGGTSRAVERVTQRSIYTPVSANAANRFPPVIVAIAVVAALYFARDIFVPLALALLLTFALSPLVTRLHRSGVPKGVAVLSVVTTAFLVIFIFVSIVASQLTVLAQNLPSYQYNIETKIRTIKDAQSGNSIFDRGARMFKRFSEEIGRSDEVQRFESDNRAAPKPDPARQPPQNVAPPAPLPPLRGTDPDKPVPVEIRNPPPDPLSLLQTFAGPLIQPLATIGIVIVVVIFMLMRREDLRDRFIKLVGASDIHRTTTALHDAGKRVGQYLLMQLIINISFGVPIGIGLWFIGIPNPMLWGMLAIVLRFVPYIGPIIAAAFPLILSLAVDPGWMTLFWTAALFIILELLSNNIMEPLLYGSKTGLSPVAILMAAIVWTWIWGPIGLILSTPLTVCLVVLGRHVPKFEFLDVLLGNEPVLLPPQQLYQRLLSGDPDEATEKAEEYLQSATVMDYYASVAIPALLLAEHDRGRGVLDEPRRNRVAQSMILLVENLSEYHDVEDEGVKEAEAEAKVKKADADGKQSKIEKSKTIVSAGGRGDLDDAAAVVLGDILERKDFDIRDISHDELEAVNIGKLDLSDVSTICISYLNTSSVAHARYLVRRLRRRNARIQIVIGFWAENADDIDGEKIVGSTRNCFFVSSIEAMIQEICE, encoded by the coding sequence ATGCCTTCTGAAGAAGCCGGGGGGACATCGCGTGCCGTCGAACGGGTAACCCAACGATCGATCTATACGCCTGTTTCGGCGAATGCGGCGAATCGGTTTCCACCAGTTATTGTCGCGATTGCCGTTGTCGCAGCGCTTTATTTTGCCCGCGACATTTTCGTGCCATTGGCATTGGCGTTGCTTTTGACCTTTGCGCTGTCACCGCTGGTCACCCGCCTGCACCGTTCGGGTGTGCCGAAGGGTGTTGCTGTATTGAGTGTTGTGACAACGGCGTTTCTTGTGATCTTCATTTTCGTCAGCATTGTTGCGAGTCAGCTCACTGTGCTGGCGCAAAACCTGCCAAGCTATCAATACAATATCGAGACGAAGATCCGCACGATCAAGGACGCGCAGTCGGGCAACAGTATTTTTGATCGGGGAGCACGCATGTTCAAACGCTTCAGCGAGGAAATTGGCCGATCGGACGAAGTGCAACGCTTTGAAAGCGACAACCGAGCAGCGCCCAAACCAGACCCGGCGCGACAACCTCCCCAAAATGTTGCACCGCCTGCCCCTCTACCACCCTTGCGCGGAACAGATCCTGACAAACCCGTACCTGTGGAAATCCGCAATCCACCACCAGATCCCTTAAGCCTGCTACAGACCTTTGCCGGACCGTTGATCCAGCCCTTGGCGACAATCGGCATTGTCATTGTGGTGGTCATTTTCATGCTTATGCGGCGTGAAGATTTGCGCGACCGTTTCATCAAGCTGGTGGGAGCAAGCGATATTCACCGAACGACAACTGCTCTGCATGATGCCGGCAAGCGCGTCGGTCAATATTTGCTGATGCAGCTGATCATCAATATCAGCTTCGGTGTGCCCATCGGGATCGGGCTATGGTTCATTGGTATTCCCAACCCGATGCTATGGGGCATGCTGGCGATCGTTCTCCGTTTTGTGCCCTACATAGGGCCAATCATTGCAGCTGCGTTTCCACTTATACTGTCGCTGGCGGTCGATCCGGGTTGGATGACGCTCTTCTGGACGGCCGCCTTGTTCATCATACTGGAGCTCCTCAGCAACAATATCATGGAGCCGCTTCTCTACGGTTCCAAGACCGGTCTGTCCCCCGTTGCCATCTTGATGGCCGCCATTGTCTGGACCTGGATCTGGGGACCGATCGGATTGATCCTGTCGACACCGCTCACCGTGTGTCTTGTCGTTCTTGGAAGACATGTGCCGAAGTTCGAGTTTCTCGATGTTCTTCTCGGAAATGAGCCGGTGCTCCTTCCGCCGCAGCAGCTATATCAACGGCTGTTATCTGGCGATCCGGATGAAGCAACAGAGAAAGCAGAGGAATATTTGCAGTCAGCGACCGTTATGGATTACTACGCTTCGGTGGCCATTCCTGCGCTGCTGCTCGCCGAACACGATCGAGGCCGGGGTGTGCTTGACGAGCCAAGGCGCAATCGTGTGGCGCAAAGCATGATCCTACTCGTCGAAAACCTTTCAGAATACCATGATGTTGAAGACGAAGGAGTGAAGGAAGCCGAGGCGGAGGCCAAAGTCAAGAAGGCCGACGCTGACGGAAAACAGTCCAAAATTGAAAAGTCGAAAACGATTGTCTCTGCAGGTGGACGCGGCGACCTCGATGATGCCGCAGCCGTTGTTCTTGGTGATATTCTAGAGCGCAAGGATTTTGATATTCGAGATATCTCCCATGACGAGCTTGAGGCGGTCAATATAGGCAAGCTTGATCTTAGTGACGTCAGCACCATCTGCATAAGCTATCTCAACACGTCTTCGGTCGCTCACGCACGCTATCTCGTCCGCCGCCTTCGGCGGCGGAACGCGCGTATACAGATCGTTATCGGATTCTGGGCGGAAAACGCGGATGACATCGACGGTGAGAAGATCGTTGGATCAACACGCAACTGTTTTTTTGTTTCGTCGATTGAAGCGATGATTCAAGAGATTTGCGAGTGA
- a CDS encoding DUF3309 family protein, producing the protein MSLTTILIIILILALIGVFPTWPHARNWGYGPSGLVGLVLVVLLILLLMGRI; encoded by the coding sequence ATGTCCCTAACGACAATTCTGATCATAATTCTCATCTTGGCGCTTATCGGTGTGTTTCCAACTTGGCCTCACGCCAGGAATTGGGGCTACGGTCCCTCCGGACTCGTCGGATTAGTTCTGGTCGTTCTGTTGATTTTGCTTCTGATGGGCAGAATTTGA
- a CDS encoding error-prone DNA polymerase, with protein sequence MPPYTELAVTSNFSFLEGASQPHELVQAAAILGLDGIGIADRNTLAGVVRAYKAHNELKEKAGIRLNLFIGCRLVFIDDTPDLLVYPRDRAAYGQLCRLLSEGKERAKIKGECHLVFADFIFRAGGFQIAVIPPDHSDRKFADFLKIISMAAPDSVWLGLAMPHQGADRRYGEKLARIAAEVKVPLLAINNVLYHTAARRPLQDVLTCIREHVTIDTAGRKLEKNAERHLKSPDEMQRLFRHFPRALQETQRFVEPIFFSLDQLKYDYPDEPVPPGKTPQQYLSEETWKGAAMRYPEGIPEKVCAILRKELAIIEGLEYAPYFLTVYDIVKYARSQNILCQGRGSAANSAVCYCLAITAVDPKHTDVLFERFLSAERKEPPDIDVDFEHERREEVMQWVYKRYGRNRAAIVATVISYRPRSAIRDVGKALGLTEDVTAALANMVWGSWGTAVEKNEVRQAGLDPDNVMIRRAVRLATELIGFPRHLSQHVGGFVLTQERLDETVPVGPAAMKDRTFIEWDKDDIDELNIMKVDVLSLGMLTCIRKAFDLIHLHGGNRYELATIPQEDSAVYDMLCNADSLGVFQVESRAQMNMLPRLQPRKFYDLVIEVAIVRPGPIQGDMVHPYLRRRSKIERVHYPSPSPDEGDKDELRNVLEKTLGVPLFQEQAMRIAIEAAKFTPDEANKLRRSMATFRNVGTIHEMEKQMVEGMVRRGYERSFAENCFNQIKGFGEYGFPESHAASFAILVYISSWIKCHHPATFAAALLNSQPMGFYAPAQIIRDAREHDVEVRPVDINFSEWDNTLERIDKNNLALRLGFRQVEGFSKAWADEICAKRKRHYSDIEELRRLTRLERRAFILLADADAFRSLEIDRREALWAVRRFPNNETLPLFQAAETNELAREAETRLPQMKMSEHVIADYESTRLSLKGHPMQFLREVLAAENIVTCKQANTLNNNRRVKLAGVITVRQRPGNGKVVFMTIEDETGIANIVVWAKLLEKYRKEVMGSRLIMIEGTVQSADNVVHIVARKLFDRTGDLYRLSEQRTILPVSHSDEVIHPVPDRPRASHPRKVRILPRSRDFH encoded by the coding sequence ATGCCACCTTACACGGAACTTGCTGTCACCAGTAATTTTTCCTTTCTTGAGGGCGCCTCGCAACCGCATGAACTGGTGCAGGCTGCAGCCATACTCGGGCTCGATGGTATAGGCATCGCTGACCGCAACACACTGGCAGGTGTGGTGCGGGCCTATAAGGCTCATAATGAGCTCAAGGAAAAAGCAGGAATACGATTGAATCTCTTTATTGGATGCAGGTTGGTCTTTATCGACGACACGCCAGATCTGCTCGTCTACCCACGCGACCGCGCCGCCTATGGTCAGCTCTGCCGTCTTTTGAGTGAAGGCAAGGAACGGGCGAAAATCAAGGGTGAGTGCCATCTGGTATTTGCGGATTTTATCTTCCGTGCAGGGGGCTTCCAAATAGCGGTCATTCCTCCAGATCACTCTGATAGGAAATTTGCTGATTTCCTCAAGATAATTTCAATGGCAGCACCAGACTCAGTCTGGCTTGGTCTTGCCATGCCGCATCAAGGTGCAGACCGGCGGTATGGTGAAAAGCTGGCGCGTATTGCAGCTGAGGTCAAAGTTCCCTTGCTGGCGATCAATAATGTGCTTTATCACACCGCTGCACGGCGGCCGTTGCAGGATGTGCTGACCTGCATTCGCGAGCACGTCACGATCGATACGGCCGGACGCAAGCTGGAAAAGAATGCGGAACGTCATTTGAAATCGCCTGATGAAATGCAGCGACTTTTCCGGCATTTCCCCCGAGCACTTCAGGAAACGCAGCGTTTCGTTGAGCCGATCTTCTTTTCGCTCGATCAGCTGAAATATGACTATCCTGACGAACCTGTGCCACCAGGCAAGACACCGCAACAATATCTATCCGAGGAAACGTGGAAAGGTGCTGCAATGCGCTATCCTGAAGGCATTCCGGAAAAGGTATGTGCGATTCTACGGAAGGAGCTGGCGATAATCGAAGGGCTTGAATATGCGCCCTATTTCCTTACGGTTTATGACATCGTCAAATATGCCCGCTCGCAGAATATTCTTTGCCAGGGCCGCGGCTCCGCTGCCAATTCCGCAGTCTGTTATTGTCTTGCTATCACAGCAGTTGATCCAAAACACACGGACGTCTTGTTCGAACGGTTCCTCTCGGCGGAGCGGAAAGAACCACCGGATATCGATGTCGATTTCGAGCATGAACGTCGCGAAGAAGTGATGCAATGGGTTTATAAGCGTTACGGCCGCAATCGTGCGGCTATCGTGGCCACTGTCATCAGTTACCGACCGCGCAGCGCTATCCGTGATGTGGGCAAGGCTTTGGGACTGACAGAAGACGTTACTGCTGCGCTGGCCAATATGGTCTGGGGCAGTTGGGGTACGGCGGTTGAAAAGAACGAGGTTCGGCAAGCTGGACTGGATCCCGATAATGTCATGATACGGCGTGCCGTCCGGCTGGCGACCGAATTGATTGGTTTTCCACGCCACCTTTCCCAGCATGTGGGCGGATTTGTACTGACGCAGGAGCGTTTGGACGAAACCGTCCCTGTCGGTCCTGCGGCCATGAAAGACCGTACATTCATAGAGTGGGATAAGGATGACATCGACGAACTGAACATCATGAAGGTGGATGTGCTGTCACTTGGTATGCTGACCTGCATTCGCAAGGCTTTTGATCTCATTCATCTTCATGGGGGCAACCGTTACGAACTGGCAACGATCCCCCAGGAAGACTCCGCCGTTTACGACATGCTCTGCAATGCCGATTCCCTTGGTGTGTTCCAGGTGGAAAGCCGCGCACAAATGAATATGCTGCCGCGTCTTCAGCCTAGAAAATTCTATGATCTGGTAATCGAAGTTGCCATCGTTCGTCCTGGTCCAATCCAGGGCGATATGGTCCATCCCTATCTGCGCCGGCGCAGTAAAATAGAGAGAGTCCACTATCCATCTCCTTCCCCTGACGAGGGCGATAAGGATGAACTACGCAATGTCCTTGAAAAAACCCTTGGTGTACCTCTATTCCAAGAACAAGCCATGCGCATTGCCATCGAGGCGGCAAAATTCACCCCCGACGAAGCCAATAAATTGCGCCGTTCCATGGCCACATTCCGCAATGTCGGCACGATCCATGAGATGGAGAAACAAATGGTGGAAGGTATGGTTCGCCGTGGTTATGAGCGAAGCTTTGCCGAAAACTGCTTCAACCAGATCAAGGGCTTTGGTGAGTATGGTTTCCCAGAAAGCCATGCGGCAAGTTTTGCGATCCTCGTTTATATTTCCTCCTGGATCAAATGCCACCATCCAGCGACATTCGCTGCGGCACTTTTGAACTCACAACCGATGGGTTTTTATGCTCCCGCACAGATCATCCGCGATGCACGCGAGCATGATGTCGAGGTACGTCCCGTCGATATAAACTTCAGCGAGTGGGACAACACGCTGGAACGCATCGACAAGAATAATCTTGCCTTGCGTTTGGGCTTTCGACAAGTCGAAGGCTTTTCGAAAGCCTGGGCGGACGAGATTTGTGCAAAACGCAAGCGCCACTACAGTGACATTGAAGAATTGCGCCGTCTGACGCGACTGGAAAGACGAGCCTTTATTCTCCTTGCTGATGCCGATGCGTTCCGTTCGCTGGAAATCGATCGCCGTGAAGCACTCTGGGCGGTCCGTCGTTTCCCCAACAATGAAACACTGCCACTATTCCAGGCTGCTGAAACAAATGAATTGGCAAGGGAAGCCGAGACCAGGCTACCGCAAATGAAAATGTCCGAACATGTCATTGCCGACTATGAATCGACGCGGCTCTCGCTCAAAGGCCATCCTATGCAGTTCCTGCGTGAAGTGTTGGCGGCTGAAAACATTGTAACATGCAAGCAGGCAAACACTCTGAACAATAATCGACGCGTCAAACTTGCCGGCGTGATCACTGTCCGGCAAAGGCCCGGCAATGGCAAAGTTGTCTTTATGACAATTGAGGATGAAACCGGCATAGCCAATATCGTTGTCTGGGCAAAACTACTGGAAAAATATCGCAAGGAAGTCATGGGATCACGCTTGATCATGATCGAAGGAACTGTTCAGAGCGCCGACAATGTCGTCCACATTGTTGCCAGAAAACTGTTCGATCGGACCGGAGATCTCTATCGTCTCTCCGAACAACGAACCATCCTACCTGTGTCCCATAGCGACGAAGTGATACATCCGGTCCCGGATCGACCACGGGCCAGCCATCCACGCAAGGTGCGTATTTTACCAAGATCAAGAGATTTTCACTGA
- a CDS encoding HWE histidine kinase domain-containing protein produces MSNSRGAQITLVDEKRSRVLSSAGRLGIANIWAIEASSLAAPDRSCLIILNAAEDVRYSEIDAVTHGPNLRFLAVAPICVSDECIGALSVLSDEPRTEFASIQQEQLMHLARLAGSFITLKREFRTGTDAVARLHQDEDRNSMALEVGNVGSWVWDLRTGRFTGNRMAYSMLDLSPDQPVSGEDVFRAMHPDDFPRMKSAFTRALVNNQDYVGEFRAASSGQWLLGRGRIFERDAQGRPVVAVGVNIDITDTKKAAEKTRLLLRELNHRVKNTLAMLQSLARQTLNRTSDPAEFMEAFSGRLRAISEAHTLLSDREWSGISLVDLIAKQVEPYAGFDPRQIELSGEDMVLPPDHALGLGIALHELATNAARHGALSVADGRVRVSWQIEPGLDESRVTIHWVESNGPRVLPPEVRGLGERLIERSLDKVLSSSVRLSYPETGMEALISMPIRDHSNILAQR; encoded by the coding sequence ATGTCCAACAGCAGAGGCGCACAGATCACGCTTGTGGATGAGAAAAGAAGCCGTGTCCTGTCCTCTGCCGGCCGTCTTGGTATAGCCAACATCTGGGCTATTGAAGCCAGTTCACTGGCGGCACCTGACAGGAGTTGCCTGATCATACTGAACGCTGCCGAGGATGTGCGCTACTCCGAAATCGATGCTGTAACCCATGGGCCAAATCTCCGTTTCCTGGCCGTTGCACCGATCTGTGTCTCCGACGAATGCATTGGAGCCCTCAGTGTCCTGTCAGACGAGCCGCGAACGGAATTCGCTTCAATCCAGCAAGAGCAACTCATGCATCTGGCAAGACTTGCCGGTTCGTTTATCACGCTCAAACGTGAATTCCGCACAGGAACCGATGCCGTGGCAAGGTTGCATCAGGATGAAGATCGCAATTCCATGGCACTTGAGGTTGGCAATGTCGGCAGTTGGGTATGGGATCTGCGCACGGGCAGGTTCACCGGCAACAGGATGGCCTATTCAATGCTTGACCTTAGTCCCGATCAACCTGTCAGCGGCGAAGACGTGTTCAGAGCAATGCACCCAGACGATTTTCCAAGGATGAAATCGGCCTTCACACGCGCACTCGTCAACAATCAGGATTATGTCGGAGAATTCCGCGCTGCGTCATCGGGTCAATGGCTTCTAGGGCGCGGCCGTATTTTCGAACGCGATGCCCAGGGGAGACCGGTGGTTGCCGTTGGCGTCAATATTGATATTACGGACACAAAGAAGGCTGCCGAAAAGACGCGGCTTCTGCTACGCGAGTTGAACCACCGTGTTAAAAACACCTTGGCGATGTTGCAATCACTGGCACGGCAGACGCTCAATCGAACGTCCGATCCAGCCGAGTTCATGGAAGCGTTTTCGGGACGCCTTCGGGCCATTTCGGAAGCACACACATTGCTTTCTGATCGGGAATGGAGCGGCATCAGCCTAGTCGATCTAATTGCCAAGCAAGTGGAGCCTTATGCGGGTTTTGATCCTCGGCAAATCGAACTCTCAGGAGAGGACATGGTACTGCCGCCGGACCACGCGCTCGGGCTTGGCATTGCGCTGCACGAGCTTGCGACCAATGCAGCGCGACATGGGGCCCTTTCCGTCGCCGACGGTCGCGTGCGGGTGTCATGGCAGATAGAGCCCGGTCTCGATGAGTCCCGCGTTACAATCCATTGGGTCGAATCCAACGGTCCAAGAGTGCTGCCTCCCGAAGTGCGAGGGCTCGGTGAAAGACTGATCGAACGCAGCCTTGATAAGGTTCTGTCGAGCAGCGTCAGGTTGAGCTATCCCGAAACTGGCATGGAGGCGTTGATTTCCATGCCAATCCGCGATCACTCAAATATCCTTGCCCAGAGATGA